The following is a genomic window from Thermodesulfobacteriota bacterium.
GATGTCCGGATCCGGGCCGGGCATGGCTTCCAGGACGACCTGGCCGCCGGCGGCCATACCGGCCAGGGCGGTTTCGGCCAGGGACGGATCGATCTGGAAAACAGATTCGCACTGCTCCAGCAACTGACGCTCAAAGGCGAAAACATGGCCGGCGGAGACCTGCCGGGCCAGCAGGTGGGAAAGACAGGCCCGGATCCGGCGGGGATCGTCAGCCGCGGCCCCGGTACTTAAGGCAATGGCGTCGGCAATGACAAAGCCCGCGACTGGAATGTCCTCGACCAGACGGAAGGGATCGGTACGAAGCACGTTCAGGGATTCCGGCCCGTACTGCCGGAAGATTCTGGCGCTGTAGGCGATATCCACGCCCTTTTCCCGGAGAAAATCCATCAGCTCCCGGACGGCGTGGTGCTCCAGCCAGGCGGCCCGGATCATGGCGACCCGGGCCTGGCCGATGCCGGGCACTTCCGTCAACCGCTCCGGTTCCCGCTCGATCACGTGCAGGGAATCCGTACCGAAGTGAGCCGTGATTCTGTCCGCCATGGCCGGCCCCAGGCCGCGGATCAGGCCGGATTTAAGGTAGCGATTAATGCCGTCGGTGGTGGCCGGCAGCACGATCTCATAAGCGGTGATTTTAAGCTGCTGGCCGTACCTGGGATGCGCAACCCAGTCGCCGGTCACACGCACGGTCTGGCCGGGCGCGGCCGATGGCATGACGCCCACCAGAGTGATCAGATTCTTATGGCCCGCGGTTCTCAGATCCGCCACCGAATAGCAGCTGACCTCGTTGCGGAACCGGATTCTCTCCAGACTGCCCTCAATGGTAATCATGCGGCCGGATCCGAATCGTGGTTGTCCTCCAGCCATTTGGCCGCGTCCAGGAGATCGGCGGCGACATATTCCGGAAATATGCCTTTTGCCATGAGTTGGGTTTCAGCCGTTTCGCCGTTGCCGGTCTTAACCAGGAGGCAGTAGCCGCAACCCGCGGCTTTGCCGCATTCGATATCCCGCTCGCTGTCTCCGATCATGCAGGCGGAAGACAGGTCGATGGTGTACCGCCGGCAGGCCTCGTGGATCAGTCCGGGCAGTGGCTTGCGGCAGTCGCAGCCCTCTTCCGGGGTGTGGGGGCAGTAAAAAATATCGGTAATTTTGCCGCCGTGGTCGACCACCGTATGGGTCAGTTTGGAAAAGATGTAATCCAGCCCTTCCCGGGTCATGAGGCCGCGGTTGACGGCCGACTGGTTGGAAATGATAATAATAGAAAAGTCCGCTTCCGTCAGCCGCCGGATGGCCTCCAGACTACCGGGAATAAAGACCACCTCCGACCAGCCCTTAATGTAATCCGGCGAGTCCTGGTTGATGACGCCGTCTTTATCCAGAAAGACGACTTTTTCAAGCGCGGGTGGTTTCATGGTTGCCTGTTGTATGTTTATGGCGCCTTATGGTTTTGATGCATTCGTAGACAGCCTTTACATCGTCATTCCGGGCTTGACCCGGAATCCAGCATCAAAATGATATTGTTCATTTTCGAAGCCATCTGTGTTTATCATAACCCGAATGGCAATCTCGAAAAAAGCCGTTTTGTTCGCTCCCCGATCATTTTGGGCGGTCTCAACGTCCCTGGCTGAATTTCTCGAACTCGGGCTGTTCATTAGGTCATGAAATGTCCGGGCTTCACCCTCGGACAGCGAGAAATTCTTTACGCCAGGGACCTTGAGCCCTTTCTCCCCAAAATGATCGCAGGTCGCTCACAAAAGACTTTTTCCGAGCCCGTCAGCCGTCAGCTCCGGCAACTTGTCAACCCTCTTGCCACACACGATGCAACGTCCGGCAGCCAGAGGCAGCCAAGGTTTCCGCTGACTTGCTTTAAAGACGGTTAATGCTCATTTTTCCTAGTTTGTCCAAAAAGCCAGCCTGGCGATCCTTTTGCGCTGAATGGTTAGCCGGATCCACTCTATTTTATACTGAGCCATAAAAAAGCAAAAAAATGTTTCACCCCGTCTTTTTCATAGATCGTTAACTTTTCATGTGACGCACTTAAAACATTTAAACCATAGGAATTTAGTTCTTTGTTTATCTTTTCAACTGTGGCTGTGCCAAATACAGCATTGTTAACCGCATCACGCAATGCAATCACTTTAGGATTGTGCATGTTCTCGGCTGATCTTAATGCTGCCTCAAGTTCAGTTGGATTGTTTTTTTGTAGCAGAGACAATATTTCATTTTCAAATACAGAATCATCCAGCAATTCAACTACGAACAGGCTTGTTAACTGATTTAGCTTGCCTTCTTTTTTTAATTCCTCCAATGCCCCCGCAAGAAGTTTGTGCCCCACCTCGGTTGATGAATAATATTGAAGGATACATAATGAATCAAAACCTGATTGTTGAACTTCCCAGCCTGCAAATGCAATATTGGCTTTAAAATGGAGAAGAATAACGAGCAATACAATATATCGAATTGGCCTCAAATTCATAATTAATCCTCGTAAACTCGTTAACGGCTAACAATGAAATTATATCGCAGGGCACAGTTGTCCAAAACAATCTGACCTCGTGGGAAGGCGTTGGTGTGAGCGCCTTTTGAGCCGTTGGGGGAAAAGCGGGTTTAAGCCGTCTGCGTCAAGAATTTCTCGCTGTCTGAGGGCGTCAGCCCGAGTTCGAGAAATTGACGCAGACGGTTTAAACCCGCCCCCAAAAGGCTCATGGCGCGAATAACAATGCCTTTCCGCGAGACATCTCAATCCTCTTGCCCTCCGGGCAAGGGCAACCCCGCCAAAGCGGGGCCCGTGTCACCCGTGATCGCAGGGTTGTATTTTTCATGGTTCTAAATATCCGCATTCTGGAGCGCCTATTCGTGGTTGCAGTATGCCCATTGCTGTTAGCATTTTTTTGAAACCGAACTTGCGATAGAATCCTTCCCGGCCTGGAGCTGAAAATAAAATAATATTTGGAACTTGAAGCTTGTTGAATAGCAATCGAACCATTTCTTTGCCTATTCCTCGGCCATGATACTCGGGAAGAAGCACAACATCATATATTGCTGCTTGGTATTCACCGTCAGAGAGGGCTCTGCACAAACCTATTAACATTTCATCGTCATATGTAAAAACATACGCATAGCTTCTTTGAAAAGCACGAGATAACATTTCAGGATCGCGTTCACCAAGCGGTGCAAGCCTGAACACCTCTGCTGCTTTTCCCCAATCAATGTTAGTTATTGTTGTCTCATAATGTATCATGGCACCGTTGGCCGTAAAATCTGACCTCGCGGGAAGGCGTCGGGGTGAGCGCCTTTTGAGCCGTTGGGGTTACGCGGGTTTAAACCGTCTGCGTCAAGAATTTCTCGCTGTTTGAGGGCGTCAGCCCGAGTTCGAGAAATTTAAACCCGCCCCCAAAAGGCTCATGGCGCGAACAACACAGGCCTCCCGCGAGACCTTTTTCAATCCTCTTGCCCTTCGGGCACGGGCAACCCCGCCAAAGTGGGGCCCGGGCCACCCGTGTATTTTAATAGCCGATCATTTAACGTTCCAGTATGCAATTCGAATAAATGATTATCGAAATCGTAAAAATAGACAGAACGAGACTCGCCTTCAATCCGTGGGCGACCTTCAAATACTTCCAAGCCAGCTTTCCGAATTTTGTTTATACAATCGGCAATATCAGCTTCTGCCACTTTAAAAGCCACGTGATTATAAGTTCTTTCTGACAGAGGGTCTCCCTCCATAATCGCGATCCAAATTCCGCCAATTAGAAAAAATTTTTCATATGCAACTGAAAAATTCATTTTTGAACTGTCATATATTTCTTCAGCATTGAAAACGGAACGAAAAAGCTCGGCACTCTGCTTAACGTTTTTTACGATGAAAGTAATATGGCTTATTGACTCTATCATTTTACCTTAAGAGCGCGAACAACAGCGCCTTCCCGCGAGACCGCATTTTGAGAACCCCTAAAATTTAATGCGCAGGCTATGAGCGGCCTGCGCCAGCTTTTTGTCCAGCGTCCAGACAGGGACTCCCGTCAATACGGCGGATGCCAACAGATGGACATCCACAAAGCCTATGCCTTTCCCCATTAACCGATGGCGCTCAATAAAAGTTAAGACTTCCTCGTTATCGGCTTCAACGGTCATGGGCAACAGGCGCAGAGAAGAAAGAATAGTCGCTCTGTCCGTAAGGTTTCCGCAGGCCAGCTCTCCTATGATGAAGGGGTGACACATGACGCTTCCTTCATCCAGCAGCGCGGCCAACCCGGCGTTTCCGTCCCGAAAATGTGAAACCCAGACCGAAGTATCCACCAGGACCATGGCTTATCATGCCCCTTTTCTTCTGGGTATCGCTTTCAACTGCTTCTGGGTCCCGCCCAGTTTGGCCAGCCGCCGGGCGCTTTCTCTGGCAATCAGTGCCTCCAGGCCGAGTTTCACCAGTGTTGTCTTTTCCTTTATGCCCGTCATACGGGAGGCTTTTTCCACCAGGTCGTCTTCGATATTCAGCGTTGTTCTCATATACGTACCTCATACAATTATGATGCCTTAATATGCATTATTCGTGCATATATGTCAAACCGCCCGGACGTTCCCTACCGAACCACTTCCTTTTTTATCACCACGCACCCCTTTCCCGCGGGCATGAGAAATATCTTCAGCGTCCCGCCATCCAGCAGAACAATATCGTTCTTCAGCACGCCGATCCGCTTTAGGTCCTTGAATACGATCTTTTCCATGTCCTGGGGGCTCCGGTCGACATATTCCACCGTGTCATACACCGCGTCCTGGTTGGGAAAAAAACTGGCGCTGGCATAGCACATGGATTTGTCCGGCCGGACGACCTCAAGGGAGGTGGAAAAAACATGCTGGTCGGGCAGTGGATGAACCGGGAAAAGAAAAGCGCCGCTCTGGTTGCCGGCGGTAAGAAAATTGACCACCTGGTTGATGCGGCCGGCGCTGGAAAGCACGCCCATGCCCACCGCCTGCTGGGTGATCGAGTTTACCGCCGGTCCGGCCGGCTGGGGAGGAACCGCGTCGGTCTTGTTGCGGGAAGCTTCCGTCTTCGGTTGCGCCGGCGCTTCGTTTTCAGCCGCCAGCAGGCCGGGTAAGGCCAGCACTATTACCATCAGGAAAAATACCGTCCCACGGGCCGCATTTTTCATATGCCGTTATGTCCTTATTTGTCTGAAATAATCGGGAGACGATCCGGAAAATGATATGTTATTCCGATACCAGCTTGACATTTTCAAATCCCGCCCGGTTCAGTTTTTCCAGGGCGTCTTCGCCGGCCTCTTTCGAGTCAAACGGCCCGACTCGAACCCGGTAAAGGGTCTGGGCGCCGTCTTCGGAGGTGGTGATATAGACGGTGTCGAACTGTTGTGCCACCTCGGCCCGGAGGCGCTCGGCGTTCTGCCGGCTGGCAAAGGAGCCGACCTGAAGGGAAAAGCCGGAACGGCCGGGATCATCCGTCATGG
Proteins encoded in this region:
- a CDS encoding GNAT family N-acetyltransferase, which produces MIHYETTITNIDWGKAAEVFRLAPLGERDPEMLSRAFQRSYAYVFTYDDEMLIGLCRALSDGEYQAAIYDVVLLPEYHGRGIGKEMVRLLFNKLQVPNIILFSAPGREGFYRKFGFKKMLTAMGILQPRIGAPECGYLEP
- a CDS encoding PIN domain-containing protein, with the protein product MVLVDTSVWVSHFRDGNAGLAALLDEGSVMCHPFIIGELACGNLTDRATILSSLRLLPMTVEADNEEVLTFIERHRLMGKGIGFVDVHLLASAVLTGVPVWTLDKKLAQAAHSLRIKF
- the fosX gene encoding FosX/FosE/FosI family fosfomycin resistance hydrolase, which codes for MIESISHITFIVKNVKQSAELFRSVFNAEEIYDSSKMNFSVAYEKFFLIGGIWIAIMEGDPLSERTYNHVAFKVAEADIADCINKIRKAGLEVFEGRPRIEGESRSVYFYDFDNHLFELHTGTLNDRLLKYTGGPGPTLAGLPVPEGQED
- the gmhB gene encoding D-glycero-beta-D-manno-heptose 1,7-bisphosphate 7-phosphatase; translation: MKPPALEKVVFLDKDGVINQDSPDYIKGWSEVVFIPGSLEAIRRLTEADFSIIIISNQSAVNRGLMTREGLDYIFSKLTHTVVDHGGKITDIFYCPHTPEEGCDCRKPLPGLIHEACRRYTIDLSSACMIGDSERDIECGKAAGCGYCLLVKTGNGETAETQLMAKGIFPEYVAADLLDAAKWLEDNHDSDPAA
- a CDS encoding type II toxin-antitoxin system VapB family antitoxin, which gives rise to MRTTLNIEDDLVEKASRMTGIKEKTTLVKLGLEALIARESARRLAKLGGTQKQLKAIPRRKGA